In the Natronoglycomyces albus genome, CGTGGGCGCGTGCGTGCCCCGAGAAACAGCCCAGCCGCGCCCCCAGGCCATCACCAGGTCCGCAATCGTCATCTGTGTCTGTCGCACTTGTGTGTCACATCCTTACGTCACGACTTCCAATAGCTATCACGGAAGTACGACGGTCGAGAACGCGAAAGCGCGTTTCCCACATTGAGATCCACCCACCCCTTGCTACCGAACGGTAATAAGGGTGAGAATTAAGTCACCGTCCCACTGACTAAGAAACTTCGTCAGCCGCGCTCGCCGCATGCCAATGCGCAGCCCCAGCACTCCCCACCCCGCCAGTTCAACCCTAGAAAGCCCCGACATTCGGTCGCCCCACCGAAGGGACTCCGCATCATGATCGACGCAGTCGCCTACGCCATCCCCGCCTTCGTACTCCTCGTGATCGTCGAAGCCCTCTCCTTTCGCCTCAAACCCCACCACGAACAGCGCGGATACGAGCTCAAGGACGCCGCCACCTCCATGACAATGGGAGCGGGTTCGCAGGTGGTCGGGTTCTTCTGGAAATTCGCCGTCGTGGTGGTCTACGCGGGCGTCTACACCCTCACCCCCTTCGAACTCGACCCGACGAACCTATGGACCTGGGTGTTGCTGTTCTTCGCCGACGACCTGGCCTATTACTGGTTTCACCGCTGCCACCACCGCATCCGCCTATTGTGGGCCAGCCATGTGGTTCACCACTCCAGCCAGTACTTCAACTTGACGACCGCGCTGCGCCAAAGCTGGACCCCCATGGGAGGCATGCCGTTCTGGCTACCCCTGGTGCTCATGGGCATGCCACCGTGGATGATTTTCTTGCAACAGTCGATCAACCTGACCTACCAGTTCTTCATCCACACCGAACGCGTCCGATACCTGCCGGGCCCGCTCGAATTCTGGTTCAACACCCCATCCCATCACCGCGTCCATCACGGCAGCGACGAGATTTACCTAGACCGCAACTACGGCGGCATCCTCATCATCTGGGACCGCATCTTCGGCAGCTTCGCCGCCGAAACCGCACCGGTCACCTATGGCCTGACCCAGAACATCCGCACCTACAACCCGTTGCGGGTCGCCTTTCACGAATACGCGGCGATCTGGCGCGACGTGCGGGCCTCGCGCACCTGGCGCGACCGCTTGGGATACCTCTTTGGGCCACCCGGCTGGGGTAAAGACCTCACCGGGCCCGATGCCCAAGTCACCCCAGAGAAAAACGCAAAGGAACCCACATGAACCCACGCTGGATTCTCAGCCTGTTCGGTCTCTTCACCGCCGCGAACCTGCTGGCGGTCGCCTTTGGCTCGACGGCTGGAGTCTGGGCCACCAAACCAGTGCTGATGCCCATCCTCGCCGCCTATCTCATCACGGTGGCCTGGCGAGACGACCTGGCGAACCTCGGCCGCACCACCGGCCGCAGCCTCGTCCCCGCCAATCCCATCGTGACGTGGCTTTTCATCGGGCTAGCCTGCGCGTGGGTGGCCGATATCGCGCTGATCCTCGACTCCGAGGCGGCATTCTTGACCGGCGTGGCGGTCTTCGGGCTCATGCAGCTGTGTTACCTCTACGTCTTCGCCCGGTTGGGCGCATGGGCGCGCCTGCGCGGCCGCCGCCTCATCGTCCCCGGCGTACTGGTGGTGTTTTGGGCCACGTTCAACATCCTCTTGTGGGACTCCTTTGACAGCCTCGCCGCCCCCATAGCGGCCTATAGTTTCCTGCTGGTCAGCATGGCCGCACTCGCCGTCGGCCTCTCGTATCGCGTTGCCACCGGCGCGATCCTGTTCGTCGTCTCCGATCTGATGATCGGAATACGGCTAACGGACGTGACGTTGCCCGGGATAGGGGTGGCCATTATGGCCACCTACGCCGCCGCGCAGCTACTCATCATCACTGGGATTCTGCGCGCTAGGCTCTCTTATGAGCGGGGGAAACACCCGCACGCGAAGACACCAGACCCACGTTATTTGTGAGGAATGCACCACTAATGAGTGACAAGACGACCACCTCGGACGAGCAGGCCCGCACCGAAGGGCCAGAATCCACCGACGCGGTCGTCCTCGACGCCGAGGGCAACCCGGTGGAGTCGCAGAACCACAAAGCGACCGACGCCGAGTCCAACCGCGAAGCCGAGGAAGAACAGACCGCCGCCGAATCCGATCCGTCCAAGCTTGTCGAACAACCCGCCAAAGTCATGCGAATCGGCAGCATGATCAAGCAGCTACTCGAAGAGGTCCGCGAGGCCACCCTCGATGAAAAGGGACGCCAGCGCCTAGCCGAGATCCACGCCCGGTCCATTGCCGAGCTTGAGTCGGGCCTCGCCCCTGAGCTGCAAGATGAGCTGGAGCGGCTGTCGCTGCCGTTCACCGCTGACGAGACGCCGACCGATGCGGAGCTGCGTATCGCGCAAGCTCAGCTGGTGGGGTGGCTGGAAGGGCTCTTCCACGGCATCCAGGCCGCGCTCGTGGCCCAACAGATGGCCGCGAAGCTACAGCTGGATCAGATGCGGCGTGGTGAGATCCCGGCCTTGCCCGCTGGAGCAGGCAACCTACCACCTTCTTTGCAAGCTGTCATGGCCGAACAAGGCAACGGTGATGAACCTGATCAGCACCCCGGCCAATATCTGTAGTAACTCATTCGTGCCATAGACTGCCTGCGCCCGGGCTCCCCAGCTCGGGCGCGCGGACAGGCCGCGCGTTCGAACCAACGCATTCGGGCCTGATCGAGGTCCGCTGTCTCGCCTGAGGACGTTTTCGTGACAGCGGTGGCCTCTATGAATTACTGGAGACGCGACACGGTGCTTTACAAGACCTTGCAATGGACGGCTGCCCCAGCCATTAAGGCGGTGTGGCGTCCCTGGATTGACGGACACGAGAACATTCCCGACGAGGGTGGCGTGATCCTGGCCAGCAATCACCTCTCAGTCGCCGACCACTATTTCTTGGCGCTGACAACCAAGCGTCACATCGCCACCATGGCGAAGATCGAATACTTTAGCGGCGCTGGTTTGAAAGGCAAGCTGGTGTCGAAGACTGTCAAGGCGTTGGGTCAAGTCGCCGTCGACCGTTCCGGTGGCCGCCGGTCCGCTGACGCTCTGGGCCCCAGCCAGCAGGTGTTGGAGGAGGGCCGGGTCTTCGCGATCTTCCCGGAGGGAACGCGCTCGCCCGATGGCCGTCTGTACCGGGGCAAGGTCGGGGTGGCGCGTTTGGCGTTGGCTACGGGCGCCCCGGTGGTTCCGGTGGGAATGATCGGAACCGAGCAGGTTATGCCCATCGGCCAGTCGCGTCCGCGGGTGGCGCCGGTTGGGGTTCGGGTCGGGAAGCCGTTGGAGTTCAGTCGCTATGAGTCGATGGGGGCCGAGCGGCTGGTTTTGCGAGCGGTGACCGACCAGATCATGGATGCGATCCGGCAGCTGACTGGGCAGGAATATGTTGACTCCTATGCCAAGCGCCGCCCTGTGGTCAAGAAGGCCGACGCTGGCAAGGACGCGGAGTCGAGCGAGGGTTAACGCCCTTCGGAGGCCTGCTTGGCCAGTGGGATGGAACGGTAGGGGATCTCTTCGGCGAGCGCGATCACCGTGTGGGTGCGCTGTACACCGTCGAGGGTGACGATGGCGTCGATGACACGCTGTAGGTCGGCGTCGGAGCGGGCTACGACTCGGCATTGCAGGTCACCGGCGCCGGTGACGGTATGAACTTCGAGTACTTCGGGGATGTCCCCAAGCCCGGAGGTCACGGGGCGGTGGCCGCTTTGTTGACGTATTTCCAGGGTGATGAACGCCGTGACCGGGTAGCCCAGTTCGGCGGGATTCAGGTTGGGTCCAAAGTCGCGGATGACGCCGCGTTCCCGCATGCG is a window encoding:
- a CDS encoding sterol desaturase family protein, with protein sequence MIDAVAYAIPAFVLLVIVEALSFRLKPHHEQRGYELKDAATSMTMGAGSQVVGFFWKFAVVVVYAGVYTLTPFELDPTNLWTWVLLFFADDLAYYWFHRCHHRIRLLWASHVVHHSSQYFNLTTALRQSWTPMGGMPFWLPLVLMGMPPWMIFLQQSINLTYQFFIHTERVRYLPGPLEFWFNTPSHHRVHHGSDEIYLDRNYGGILIIWDRIFGSFAAETAPVTYGLTQNIRTYNPLRVAFHEYAAIWRDVRASRTWRDRLGYLFGPPGWGKDLTGPDAQVTPEKNAKEPT
- a CDS encoding lysoplasmalogenase produces the protein MNPRWILSLFGLFTAANLLAVAFGSTAGVWATKPVLMPILAAYLITVAWRDDLANLGRTTGRSLVPANPIVTWLFIGLACAWVADIALILDSEAAFLTGVAVFGLMQLCYLYVFARLGAWARLRGRRLIVPGVLVVFWATFNILLWDSFDSLAAPIAAYSFLLVSMAALAVGLSYRVATGAILFVVSDLMIGIRLTDVTLPGIGVAIMATYAAAQLLIITGILRARLSYERGKHPHAKTPDPRYL
- a CDS encoding bacterial proteasome activator family protein — translated: MSDKTTTSDEQARTEGPESTDAVVLDAEGNPVESQNHKATDAESNREAEEEQTAAESDPSKLVEQPAKVMRIGSMIKQLLEEVREATLDEKGRQRLAEIHARSIAELESGLAPELQDELERLSLPFTADETPTDAELRIAQAQLVGWLEGLFHGIQAALVAQQMAAKLQLDQMRRGEIPALPAGAGNLPPSLQAVMAEQGNGDEPDQHPGQYL
- a CDS encoding lysophospholipid acyltransferase family protein, which gives rise to MNYWRRDTVLYKTLQWTAAPAIKAVWRPWIDGHENIPDEGGVILASNHLSVADHYFLALTTKRHIATMAKIEYFSGAGLKGKLVSKTVKALGQVAVDRSGGRRSADALGPSQQVLEEGRVFAIFPEGTRSPDGRLYRGKVGVARLALATGAPVVPVGMIGTEQVMPIGQSRPRVAPVGVRVGKPLEFSRYESMGAERLVLRAVTDQIMDAIRQLTGQEYVDSYAKRRPVVKKADAGKDAESSEG
- a CDS encoding Lrp/AsnC family transcriptional regulator — encoded protein: MIDQLDAKLLQLLHNEPRIGVLEASRRLSVARGTVQARLDRMRERGVIRDFGPNLNPAELGYPVTAFITLEIRQQSGHRPVTSGLGDIPEVLEVHTVTGAGDLQCRVVARSDADLQRVIDAIVTLDGVQRTHTVIALAEEIPYRSIPLAKQASEGR